A genomic stretch from Desulfotignum balticum DSM 7044 includes:
- a CDS encoding ATP-binding protein: protein MRTENEKNLLIDAVDSLKHSIIVISPDCKILSFNHHPETSASVLRTGDFCYESLHGRDSPCPRCIVKQVLKTGRPARRRGLDGIMSLEKSSCLYSYPIFSKGTVSSVAVLDFPMSTMEKMEERLHQSNAFLNNLIKSAVDGIIASDMTGEILIFNDAACDISGYAANEVIGKLDIRNIYPDDVAANIMKLLRSDAYGEKGTLRSFRTKIQKKTGEKIPISINAAIVYDGDKEVATLGFFHDLRETLEIEAELERANTQLLQAEKMSSIGELAAGVAHQLNNPLGGITLFSQLVMEEYPLPEGAVKGLKRILDNANRCRSIVNELLTFARKTDNKIHPQDIKEILSQTLSLVEDQTLFQNIKIHKDFDEPIPLVPVDVQKIKHVFMNIILNAADAMEGKGDLSLSCWVSPKKDKVFVEITDTGPGIPDDMLLKVFDPFFTTKAPGKGTGLGLSLAYRIVQDHGGNIYAESNVGSGTAFVIELLLSPPDMEGPGHGR from the coding sequence ATGCGGACAGAGAATGAAAAAAATCTTTTGATCGATGCCGTTGATTCACTTAAACACTCGATCATTGTCATTTCGCCTGACTGCAAAATATTGTCCTTTAATCATCATCCTGAAACATCAGCGTCTGTTTTACGTACGGGAGACTTTTGCTATGAATCGCTGCATGGGCGGGATTCGCCCTGTCCCAGATGCATTGTAAAACAGGTTCTTAAAACGGGCAGACCTGCCAGAAGAAGAGGGCTTGACGGCATCATGTCCCTTGAAAAATCATCCTGCCTGTATTCATACCCCATTTTTTCAAAGGGAACAGTTTCTTCCGTTGCCGTACTGGACTTTCCCATGTCAACCATGGAAAAGATGGAGGAAAGACTTCATCAGTCCAATGCTTTTTTAAACAATTTGATTAAAAGTGCCGTGGATGGCATCATTGCCTCGGATATGACGGGTGAGATTCTGATTTTCAATGACGCGGCATGTGATATTTCAGGATATGCGGCGAATGAGGTGATCGGAAAACTCGATATCCGGAATATTTATCCCGATGACGTCGCAGCGAATATCATGAAACTGCTCAGAAGCGACGCGTATGGTGAAAAGGGAACCTTACGATCCTTCCGGACAAAGATTCAAAAAAAAACCGGAGAAAAAATACCCATAAGTATCAATGCCGCAATTGTATATGACGGCGACAAAGAGGTCGCCACACTGGGCTTTTTTCATGATTTAAGGGAAACCCTTGAAATTGAGGCGGAACTTGAGCGGGCAAACACCCAGCTGCTCCAGGCGGAAAAAATGTCTTCCATTGGCGAACTGGCTGCAGGGGTGGCCCACCAGTTAAACAACCCGTTGGGCGGTATCACCCTTTTTTCCCAATTGGTTATGGAAGAGTACCCGCTGCCCGAAGGGGCCGTAAAAGGTCTTAAACGGATTCTTGACAATGCAAACCGGTGCCGATCTATCGTCAATGAATTACTGACATTCGCAAGAAAGACAGACAATAAAATACACCCTCAGGATATCAAAGAGATATTGTCACAAACCCTTTCCCTGGTTGAAGACCAGACATTGTTTCAAAATATAAAGATTCACAAGGATTTTGATGAACCCATTCCCCTTGTACCGGTTGACGTTCAAAAGATAAAACATGTGTTTATGAATATCATTTTAAATGCTGCCGATGCCATGGAAGGAAAAGGCGATTTGTCTTTATCCTGCTGGGTGTCACCGAAAAAAGACAAGGTGTTTGTTGAAATTACAGACACAGGGCCTGGCATACCGGATGACATGCTTTTAAAGGTATTTGATCCGTTTTTCACCACCAAGGCACCGGGAAAAGGAACCGGGCTGGGATTGAGTCTGGCCTACCGGATTGTTCAGGACCATGGCGGAAATATTTATGCGGAGAGCAACGTGGGTTCAGGCACGGCATTTGTGATTGAATTGTTATTGTCACCACCGGATATGGAAGGACCAGGTCATGGCAGATAA
- a CDS encoding hybrid sensor histidine kinase/response regulator has translation MADKENIPKILVIDDEKDIRDGCEWILSRMGYEVFCAENGPDGLQVLENEDIHLVLCDIKMPGMDGFDVLAKIKEQFPSVLVIMITGFSTVEAAVEAMKKGAYDFISKPFTPDGLRIVIKRAFKTLRLTLEANALKREQQKNLIDLETEQSRIRTIIETLPHGLLVTNTQGQIVLMNPVAQKCLDQGKDNCLGKNIERCIEDKGLCDYIIKISKGHYKADKDTSHEFVLPDQRYILAEGRPVLNEDAQCMGAVVTLSDITDLKIFERLKSEFVAKVSHELRSPLSVIHDQLAMVIKSSDPEKSGQSVKSENNQYLLGRARDKTRSLISLIGDLLDISRIEAGKECLDPVKVHVEDIIKKIVEYQEVQAKKKNQSIELKLPETETPTLVCDPLSLESIFGNLITNAIKYTPEGGKISIEMDIRDENVRVKVKDNGFGIEQKHLPRLFEKFYRVKDDNTRFINGTGLGLTIVKSLVDSLKGSIHVESEPGHGSLFTVILPCNAKTGETE, from the coding sequence ATGGCAGATAAGGAAAATATCCCTAAAATACTGGTAATTGATGATGAAAAAGATATCAGGGATGGGTGTGAATGGATTCTTTCCCGGATGGGGTATGAGGTGTTCTGTGCAGAAAATGGGCCGGACGGGTTACAGGTTCTTGAAAACGAAGATATTCATTTAGTCCTCTGTGATATTAAAATGCCCGGCATGGATGGGTTTGACGTCCTGGCAAAGATCAAAGAACAGTTTCCATCTGTTCTGGTGATCATGATTACAGGCTTCAGCACCGTTGAAGCCGCCGTTGAAGCCATGAAAAAAGGCGCATATGATTTTATCTCAAAACCGTTTACACCGGACGGACTGAGAATCGTCATTAAACGGGCATTTAAAACCCTGCGCCTGACGCTGGAGGCAAATGCCCTTAAACGGGAACAGCAGAAAAATCTGATTGATCTTGAAACAGAACAAAGCCGTATCCGTACGATTATTGAAACCCTGCCCCACGGCCTTTTGGTGACCAATACCCAGGGCCAGATTGTTTTGATGAACCCGGTGGCTCAAAAATGTCTCGACCAGGGCAAGGATAATTGTCTGGGTAAAAATATCGAGCGGTGCATTGAAGATAAAGGGTTGTGCGATTACATAATAAAAATTTCAAAAGGCCATTACAAAGCGGATAAGGATACTTCCCATGAATTTGTGTTACCGGATCAGCGGTATATCCTTGCCGAGGGCCGGCCGGTTTTAAACGAGGATGCCCAGTGCATGGGGGCGGTGGTGACGCTTTCCGACATCACGGATTTGAAAATATTTGAACGGTTGAAATCCGAGTTTGTGGCCAAGGTGTCCCATGAGCTTCGATCCCCTCTGTCTGTCATTCATGATCAGCTTGCCATGGTGATCAAGTCAAGTGATCCAGAAAAATCAGGTCAATCCGTTAAATCTGAAAACAACCAGTATCTGCTTGGCCGTGCCAGGGACAAAACCAGAAGCTTAATCTCTCTGATCGGTGATCTTCTTGATATTTCCAGGATTGAAGCCGGTAAAGAATGCCTGGACCCGGTCAAGGTGCATGTGGAAGACATTATCAAAAAAATCGTTGAATATCAGGAAGTCCAGGCCAAAAAGAAGAACCAGTCCATTGAGTTGAAACTGCCGGAGACTGAAACGCCCACACTGGTCTGCGACCCCTTATCGCTTGAAAGCATTTTTGGTAATCTGATCACAAATGCCATAAAATATACCCCGGAGGGGGGTAAGATATCCATAGAAATGGATATCAGAGACGAGAATGTCCGGGTAAAAGTAAAAGACAACGGGTTCGGCATTGAACAGAAACATCTGCCCAGGCTTTTTGAAAAATTCTACCGGGTGAAAGATGACAACACCCGTTTCATTAATGGAACAGGCCTGGGGCTTACCATAGTCAAATCACTGGTCGACTCTTTGAAAGGCAGTATTCATGTGGAAAGTGAGCCCGGCCACGGCAGCCTGTTTACAGTAATTTTGCCCTGCAATGCCAAAACCGGAGAAACTGAATAA
- a CDS encoding response regulator transcription factor, giving the protein MGKQTVLIVDDEPDFVTMLKQDLHSEGYAVEVAYNGVEAIQKVKQSPPDIIVLDIMMPEKDGFAVCSELKNDDRYADIPIILLTAVSDHVSSSQYSHSQALDVEADDYLSKPASFEEILESIRSLLA; this is encoded by the coding sequence ATGGGCAAGCAAACAGTTTTAATCGTTGATGACGAACCGGATTTTGTGACAATGCTTAAACAAGACCTTCACAGTGAGGGATATGCCGTTGAAGTTGCCTACAATGGGGTCGAAGCGATTCAAAAAGTAAAGCAGAGCCCGCCGGATATCATTGTACTGGATATCATGATGCCGGAAAAAGACGGCTTTGCAGTATGTTCCGAGCTTAAAAATGATGACCGGTATGCAGACATCCCCATCATTTTACTCACTGCGGTTTCAGACCACGTCAGCTCATCACAGTATTCCCATTCCCAGGCCCTGGATGTGGAAGCAGATGATTATCTGTCCAAACCGGCATCATTTGAGGAGATCCTGGAGAGCATCAGATCGCTTTTAGCGTAA
- a CDS encoding ATP-binding protein, with amino-acid sequence MFERDILKTLSGWAQKKDRKPLILRGARQVGKTTAIHLFSERFDQYLYLNLEINEERKIFEQDYPIEELLQAIFFYKNQVKHEGDILLFIDEIQACPSAVPYLRYFYEAFPDLYVIAAGSLLETLIDTHISFPVGRVEYLVMKPLSFREFLSALSETASLDILAKSIPPPDFAHDRLMKLFQTYSIIGGMPEIVEKYSDQKDIIALNSIFESLIVSYLDDVEKYARNSTMVNVIRHAVSNSFYEAGSRIKFQGFGNSNYKSREMGEALKLLEKAMLIYLLYPSSSVRPPLLPNIKKSPRLQVLDTGMLNYFAGFQKDLFVSGRIDSVYQGKIAEHIVGQELLVVETSPLFKLHFWNRDKKQSNAEVDFLIQYEGLLIPVEVKSAATGRLRSLHQFVDRAPHRYAVRIYSGRVEINQVKTLNGKAYSLLNLPFYLTGSISEYLKWMISNDSLPSSG; translated from the coding sequence ATGTTTGAAAGGGATATTTTAAAAACATTATCAGGATGGGCACAAAAAAAAGACCGGAAACCATTGATCCTGAGAGGCGCAAGACAAGTGGGAAAAACCACGGCCATTCACCTTTTTTCAGAACGATTCGATCAATATCTGTATTTGAATCTTGAAATAAATGAGGAACGGAAAATCTTTGAGCAGGATTATCCCATTGAAGAATTGTTACAGGCTATTTTCTTTTATAAAAATCAGGTGAAGCATGAAGGTGACATTTTATTATTCATAGATGAAATTCAGGCTTGTCCTTCAGCTGTTCCCTATCTCAGATATTTTTATGAAGCTTTTCCCGATCTATACGTTATTGCAGCCGGATCTCTTTTAGAGACACTTATTGATACCCATATCAGCTTTCCTGTCGGCAGAGTGGAATATCTTGTGATGAAACCTTTAAGTTTCAGAGAATTTTTAAGTGCTTTATCCGAAACAGCCAGTCTGGACATTCTCGCAAAAAGCATCCCACCCCCTGATTTCGCACATGATCGGCTGATGAAATTATTTCAAACCTATTCAATCATTGGGGGCATGCCGGAAATTGTTGAAAAATATTCCGACCAAAAAGATATCATAGCACTCAACAGTATATTTGAGAGCTTGATTGTTTCTTATCTTGATGATGTTGAGAAGTATGCTCGAAACAGCACAATGGTTAACGTAATTCGTCATGCCGTTTCAAATTCATTCTATGAAGCAGGCAGCAGGATTAAATTTCAGGGTTTTGGCAATTCCAACTACAAATCAAGGGAAATGGGGGAAGCATTAAAATTATTGGAAAAAGCGATGTTGATTTACCTTTTATACCCTTCGTCCTCGGTCAGGCCTCCTTTGCTGCCAAACATAAAAAAGTCGCCAAGGCTCCAGGTCCTTGACACAGGAATGCTGAACTATTTTGCCGGATTTCAAAAAGATCTGTTTGTATCCGGTCGTATTGATTCTGTCTATCAGGGGAAAATAGCAGAACATATTGTCGGACAGGAACTTCTCGTTGTTGAAACATCTCCTTTATTCAAACTGCATTTTTGGAACCGGGATAAAAAACAGTCCAATGCCGAAGTTGATTTCCTGATTCAATATGAGGGGTTACTCATACCCGTTGAAGTAAAATCGGCTGCAACTGGTCGGTTACGCTCTCTCCATCAGTTCGTGGACCGCGCACCCCATAGATATGCCGTGAGGATTTATTCCGGACGAGTAGAGATTAATCAAGTTAAAACTCTCAATGGTAAAGCGTATTCCCTGCTGAACCTCCCATTTTATTTAACTGGTTCTATCTCAGAATATTTAAAATGGATGATATCCAATGATAGTCTCCCCAGTTCTGGTTAA
- a CDS encoding 4Fe-4S dicluster-binding protein, translated as MAADIYRRLQQQLDQYSMGFPETASGIEITILQYLFTEQEAQMFSLLTPMLETARAVSTRMGQPEEAVGKQLEGMADKGLLFRLKKGDQARYGAIPFVHGLFEFQVKNLTPEFAAMARQYFEEAFDHAMQKGAEYFVRTIPVHKSVDVILHVASPEDALAILRDKPAIVVADCICRKTAALVDHDCGKPLEACFMFGSMGQYYLDRGMGRKISLAEAEKILADCREAGLVTQPATSQNPGGMCNCCGDCCEVLRALNKHPKPADLVFSNYFARVDADACTGCEACLDRCQMGALAVGDEDIARVNLDRCIGCGLCVSVCPVEAVSLVPKSGSDYRTPPESMADQMTHLARKRGVI; from the coding sequence ATGGCAGCAGACATATACCGAAGATTACAGCAGCAGCTGGACCAGTATTCCATGGGATTTCCTGAAACAGCATCCGGAATCGAGATCACAATTCTCCAGTACCTGTTCACAGAACAGGAGGCGCAAATGTTCTCCTTGCTCACCCCCATGCTGGAAACGGCCCGGGCCGTCAGCACCCGCATGGGACAGCCCGAAGAGGCGGTGGGAAAACAGCTGGAGGGCATGGCAGACAAGGGCCTGCTCTTTCGCCTGAAAAAAGGGGATCAGGCCCGGTACGGGGCCATTCCCTTTGTCCATGGGCTGTTCGAGTTCCAGGTCAAAAACCTTACACCGGAATTTGCCGCCATGGCCAGGCAGTATTTTGAAGAGGCTTTTGACCATGCCATGCAAAAAGGGGCGGAATATTTCGTGAGAACCATTCCGGTCCACAAGTCCGTTGACGTGATCCTTCATGTGGCAAGCCCTGAAGATGCCCTGGCCATTCTCAGGGACAAACCCGCCATTGTGGTCGCAGACTGTATCTGCCGCAAGACCGCGGCCCTAGTGGACCATGACTGCGGCAAACCCCTTGAGGCCTGTTTCATGTTCGGTTCCATGGGCCAGTATTACCTGGACCGGGGCATGGGGCGAAAAATCTCCCTGGCAGAAGCGGAGAAGATCCTGGCAGACTGCAGGGAGGCAGGGCTGGTGACCCAGCCCGCCACCTCCCAGAACCCGGGCGGTATGTGCAACTGCTGCGGGGACTGCTGCGAAGTTCTCCGGGCACTGAACAAGCATCCAAAACCGGCGGATCTTGTTTTTTCAAACTATTTTGCCCGGGTGGATGCCGATGCCTGCACGGGGTGTGAAGCCTGCCTGGACAGATGCCAGATGGGAGCGCTGGCGGTCGGTGATGAGGACATTGCCCGGGTGAATTTGGACCGGTGCATCGGCTGCGGCCTGTGTGTGTCTGTCTGTCCTGTGGAAGCCGTAAGTCTTGTACCCAAATCCGGGTCTGATTACCGGACACCGCCGGAAAGCATGGCTGATCAGATGACGCACCTGGCCCGGAAACGGGGAGTGATATGA
- a CDS encoding nucleotidyl transferase AbiEii/AbiGii toxin family protein: MKTPYSDQMRLLVNLLPIVEKQTCFALKGGTAINLFIRDMPRLSVDIDLAYLPVEGRDQSLEGINTALGNIIEDIQKRIPRAQVKAVKLKGTDKRCKLLVQQGATHVKIEVTPVLRGSVYPSRACRISENAEKTFGFASMTLLSFEDLFAGKICATLDRQHPRDLYDTYWLLQHEGITQSLKNAFMVYLMGHNRPMAELLAPKFQDVSPLYRAEFEGMAYEPVDLERLEDTLLELVIQIHKALNDSDRRFLLDLKKGNADWQKFALPEAQILPAIQWKLLNLERMAPDKRSKAAQKLEKVLFG; encoded by the coding sequence ATGAAAACCCCCTATTCTGATCAAATGCGCCTGCTCGTGAATCTTTTACCCATTGTGGAAAAGCAGACCTGTTTCGCATTAAAAGGCGGCACAGCCATAAACCTGTTCATAAGAGATATGCCGCGTTTATCTGTGGACATTGATCTGGCCTATCTGCCGGTAGAAGGGCGTGACCAAAGCCTTGAGGGAATCAATACAGCACTTGGAAATATCATTGAGGACATTCAAAAACGAATTCCACGGGCTCAGGTAAAGGCAGTGAAATTGAAAGGTACAGATAAACGGTGTAAACTGCTGGTGCAACAAGGTGCAACCCATGTCAAAATTGAAGTAACACCTGTTCTGCGGGGCAGCGTCTACCCGTCCCGGGCGTGCAGAATATCAGAAAATGCAGAGAAAACCTTTGGATTCGCCAGCATGACTTTGCTGAGTTTTGAAGATCTTTTTGCCGGAAAAATCTGCGCAACCTTAGATCGGCAGCACCCCAGAGACCTATATGATACCTACTGGCTGCTGCAGCATGAGGGGATTACACAATCTTTAAAAAATGCATTCATGGTATATCTCATGGGCCATAATCGGCCCATGGCTGAACTTTTAGCACCCAAATTCCAGGATGTTTCTCCGCTATACAGAGCAGAGTTTGAAGGCATGGCATATGAGCCAGTAGATCTTGAGCGATTGGAGGATACCTTGTTGGAACTGGTTATTCAAATCCATAAAGCTCTGAATGATTCTGACAGGCGGTTTTTGCTGGATCTCAAGAAGGGAAATGCGGATTGGCAAAAATTTGCACTACCCGAGGCGCAGATATTGCCTGCCATCCAGTGGAAGCTGCTGAATCTGGAACGGATGGCCCCGGACAAGCGCAGTAAAGCTGCTCAAAAACTGGAAAAGGTATTGTTTGGATAA
- a CDS encoding type IV toxin-antitoxin system AbiEi family antitoxin domain-containing protein, protein MPPKNTKRLEQCLPDGQLVNRAWLKERGFNRPRVDYALRAGKLVALSHGIYRRPGPPLKWEHVVFSLNEMGYAVHVGGRSALELQGLAHYLPLGDTQRIGLYSTGKIPDWTRIFSDAFKFEIHNKKLFEELPKSGLSTRPFGSWDWSIPFSTPELALLELLADVGETADFSIADTFFEGAVNLRPKLLGELLTSCKQVKAKRLFLWFSDRHDHSWRKELETKCIDLGRGKRMLVKGGVFDAVYQITIPKQMVKENENPLF, encoded by the coding sequence ATGCCACCTAAAAACACAAAAAGACTTGAGCAATGTCTCCCTGATGGGCAATTAGTGAATCGTGCCTGGTTAAAGGAGCGAGGGTTTAACAGGCCCAGGGTGGACTACGCCTTACGGGCTGGTAAGCTCGTGGCCTTGAGTCATGGCATATACAGACGTCCAGGCCCCCCGCTTAAGTGGGAGCATGTGGTCTTTTCCCTGAATGAAATGGGATATGCTGTACATGTGGGCGGTCGCAGTGCGCTTGAATTGCAGGGTTTGGCCCATTATCTGCCGCTGGGTGATACGCAACGTATTGGCCTGTACAGCACGGGGAAAATACCGGATTGGACGCGCATCTTTTCAGACGCTTTCAAATTTGAAATCCATAACAAAAAACTTTTTGAAGAGCTTCCCAAATCTGGGTTATCCACCCGGCCCTTTGGTTCCTGGGATTGGTCGATTCCCTTTAGTACCCCGGAACTTGCCCTGCTTGAATTATTAGCGGATGTAGGGGAAACGGCTGATTTTTCTATAGCTGATACATTTTTTGAAGGCGCCGTTAATTTAAGGCCGAAACTGCTTGGCGAGTTGCTGACAAGCTGCAAGCAGGTGAAGGCAAAAAGGCTTTTTTTATGGTTTAGTGATCGCCATGATCATTCTTGGCGCAAAGAACTGGAAACAAAGTGTATTGATTTAGGTCGGGGCAAACGCATGTTGGTCAAGGGCGGTGTTTTTGATGCTGTCTATCAGATAACGATTCCGAAACAAATGGTCAAAGAAAATGAAAACCCCCTATTCTGA
- a CDS encoding Fic family protein, whose translation MSEKLTPLLQAVAEHGGTELELKYNDFFTATFRARAQVTGQVGTKAESGAESKQVTGQVAGQVAGQVRSLLMAIKGEQSKKELMAALKLTGRDNFETRYLHPALEGEFIEMTNPEKPQSRLQEYRLTDKGRAMLRRMTTR comes from the coding sequence ATGAGTGAAAAATTGACTCCTTTGCTCCAGGCCGTGGCAGAACATGGCGGCACTGAACTGGAACTGAAGTACAATGATTTCTTCACGGCCACTTTCCGAGCCAGGGCCCAAGTCACCGGGCAAGTCGGGACCAAGGCAGAGTCAGGGGCAGAGTCAAAACAAGTCACAGGGCAAGTTGCAGGGCAAGTTGCAGGGCAAGTCAGAAGCCTGCTGATGGCCATAAAAGGTGAGCAGAGTAAGAAGGAACTGATGGCAGCTCTGAAACTTACTGGCCGGGATAATTTTGAAACGCGCTACCTGCACCCCGCGTTGGAGGGAGAGTTCATTGAAATGACCAATCCTGAAAAACCCCAAAGCCGCCTGCAGGAATACCGTCTCACAGATAAAGGACGCGCCATGTTGCGTCGGATGACGACACGTTGA
- a CDS encoding HigA family addiction module antitoxin: MSKQLPTIHPGEILIEEFLEPMGISQYRLAKGISLPPGRINKIVHGKRSITADTALRLGRFFGMSPQFWLNLQSRYDLEMTADFLADRLENEVHAFHAQTG; this comes from the coding sequence ATGAGCAAACAACTTCCCACTATACATCCTGGCGAAATTCTTATTGAAGAATTTTTAGAGCCCATGGGAATCAGCCAGTATCGTTTGGCAAAAGGCATAAGTTTGCCTCCAGGGCGAATAAATAAAATTGTGCATGGTAAAAGATCAATTACCGCAGATACTGCTCTCCGGTTGGGACGTTTTTTCGGTATGTCCCCCCAGTTCTGGTTAAATCTCCAATCTCGATATGATCTCGAAATGACCGCAGATTTTTTGGCGGACAGGCTTGAAAACGAGGTTCATGCTTTCCATGCACAGACGGGCTAA
- a CDS encoding type II toxin-antitoxin system VapC family toxin, whose amino-acid sequence MILADTNVWIKHFRESDAELISQLNIGFVACHPFIIEELACSNLGNRAEILMLLQALPPAPLVEATEILEFIENNSLMRRGLGYVDIHLLASAIIGNVFLWTYDRRLNDAAIELGVAYPGS is encoded by the coding sequence ATGATTCTTGCCGACACAAATGTCTGGATCAAACATTTCAGAGAATCTGATGCGGAACTGATTTCTCAATTAAATATCGGCTTTGTTGCTTGCCATCCATTTATAATTGAAGAGTTGGCCTGTAGTAACCTGGGCAATCGAGCAGAAATCTTGATGCTTCTCCAGGCACTTCCCCCGGCACCCCTTGTTGAAGCTACAGAAATTTTAGAATTTATCGAAAATAATTCACTAATGAGGCGAGGCCTTGGATACGTGGATATTCATTTGTTAGCTTCTGCCATTATAGGCAATGTTTTCCTTTGGACTTATGATCGACGTCTCAATGACGCAGCTATAGAGCTCGGTGTCGCGTACCCAGGGAGCTAA
- a CDS encoding type II toxin-antitoxin system VapB family antitoxin — translation MRTTLNIEDDLVERASKLTGIKEKTSLVRKGLEALISLESSKRLAALGGSEKKIRMPRRRRSES, via the coding sequence ATGAGAACCACATTAAATATCGAAGATGACCTTGTTGAGAGAGCATCTAAACTAACTGGAATAAAAGAAAAAACATCTCTTGTTCGTAAGGGGCTTGAAGCCTTGATCAGCCTGGAGAGCAGTAAGCGTTTAGCTGCGCTCGGGGGAAGCGAAAAAAAAATCCGGATGCCGAGGCGTCGAAGATCGGAGTCATAA
- a CDS encoding type II toxin-antitoxin system HicA family toxin, whose translation MAHLHSVDNNSYYNPHDCVCQVQVDPGKVTVPHPKKDLPVETLRSLYRQAGWQWR comes from the coding sequence ATGGCGCACCTCCATAGTGTGGATAATAATAGCTATTATAATCCACACGATTGCGTATGTCAAGTCCAGGTTGACCCTGGCAAAGTGACTGTTCCTCATCCAAAGAAGGATCTCCCTGTTGAAACACTTCGAAGTCTTTACCGGCAGGCGGGTTGGCAATGGAGGTGA
- a CDS encoding ribbon-helix-helix domain-containing protein, with product MRTIQMTLDDDLVQVVDRISKQLGTTRSAFTRKALREALSRYNVEQLEQKHRQGYAKQPVAADEFSVWEEEHAWGDE from the coding sequence ATGAGAACAATCCAGATGACCCTTGATGACGATCTTGTCCAGGTAGTTGACCGTATTTCAAAACAGCTTGGCACAACCCGGTCGGCGTTCACGCGAAAGGCACTTCGTGAGGCTCTGTCTCGCTATAATGTTGAGCAGCTGGAGCAAAAGCACCGGCAAGGCTATGCGAAGCAACCGGTTGCGGCGGACGAGTTTTCTGTGTGGGAAGAAGAGCATGCCTGGGGGGATGAATGA
- a CDS encoding type II toxin-antitoxin system PemK/MazF family toxin, whose product MKRGEIRWYKFVNPDKKRPVLILTRNSVLEYLGEVTVAPVTSTIRDIPSEVFLSAADGMPRNCAVNCDHLQTVSRGKIGALITALPPAKMVDVGRAIKFSLGF is encoded by the coding sequence ATGAAACGGGGTGAAATTCGCTGGTACAAGTTTGTAAATCCTGATAAAAAAAGACCGGTGCTTATCCTTACACGAAATTCCGTACTGGAATATCTTGGTGAAGTCACCGTGGCACCTGTGACAAGTACAATCCGTGATATACCGTCCGAAGTGTTTCTTTCGGCTGCTGACGGCATGCCCCGCAATTGCGCTGTCAATTGTGACCATTTGCAGACGGTTTCCCGAGGGAAAATCGGCGCTCTGATTACCGCCCTTCCTCCGGCCAAAATGGTTGATGTCGGACGGGCTATAAAATTTTCACTCGGATTTTAA